The DNA window GCCTTCGGTTCAAAACTCGATGTACCGCTCGGCCACATCAACGCCGCCTATGTGCGCAGCCATTTCGACGCCATGGAGGTCGGCATCAATGACGGGCCGCGCCCCGACGAGATCCTGTTCTGCCTCGCCATGACCTGTGGCCCGCGCGTGCACGACCGTATGGGCGGCCTGGCTGCTGGGGATATCAAGGCCTGGGACGGGCTGCGGTGAGCGCCGAAGACAAGTTGCTGAAGCTGGTCGAGGTCGAGACGCCGGACGATCAGGATTACCTGTTGCAGGAGCAGGTTGGCTTCATCCTGCGCAAGGCGCATCAGCGCCACGTCTCGATCTTTGCCGCGCATATCGGCGATCTGACGCCGCCGCAATTCGCAGCACTGGCCAAGCTGCGCGACGTCGGCGAGACCTCGCAGAACCAGCTCGGCACGCTGATCGCCATGGACGCGGCGACGGTGAAGGGCGTCATCGACCGGCTGAAGGCGCGCGGCCTGGTCGAGCTTTCCAAGCACGAGGTCGACAAGAGGCGGCTGCTGGTCAATCTGACCGCGGCAGGCCGCGATGCCATCGAACGCCTGATCCCGCTGGCGCGCGAGATCACAAGGGAAACGCTGGCGCCGCTCTCGGCCAAGGAGATCGCCACCTTCATGAAATTGCTGGCCAAGCTGGCGTAAATTCCATTCCTGCCGGGCGCCAAAAAAAGCACCCGGCAGGACGTTTTGGCTCAGAGGCCGTTGTCCTTCAACACCTGGGCGGCATTTTCCTTGGTGATCTTCTCGGTCGGCAGAGTGATGGTCTTTTCGACCTTCTCGCCGTTGAGGAACTTGATCGCCTGGCGCAGGCCTTCGGCGCCGGGGGTGACATAGGTGAAGGTCGCCGTCAGCTCGCCCTTGTTGACCATCTGCACGCCTTCGTTGGGCAGGCCGTCGATGCCGATGAACTTGATGTCCTTCTCGCGGCCGACATCCTTGGCGGCGAGATAGGCGCCATAGGCCATCGGGTCGTTGTGGCCGTAAACGAGATCGATCTTCTCGTTGCTCTTCAGCGCATTGGCCATCAGATTGTATGCCTGGTCCTGCTTCCAGTCGCCCGATTGCTGGTCGAGCAGATATTTGATGCCCGGCTCCTTGTCGGTGAATTCATGGAAGCCGTCATGGCGGTCATGCGCCGGCTGGGTGCCCATGCCGCCCCAGATCTCGACGACATTGCCTGCAGCCTTACCCTTTCCGCCAAGCAGCTCGACGGCATATTCGCCGGCCGCCCGGCCGATCAGCGCGTTATCCCCGCCGACGAACTGGGTGTAGTCCTTGGTGTCGACATTGCGGTCGAGCACGAAGACGGGGATCTTGGCGTCGATCGCCTGCTGCACGACGCCGGTCAGGCCGGCGGATTCCTTCGGCGACACCAGCAGTGCGTCGACCTCCTGACGGATCAGGTTCTCGACGTCGGCGACCTGCTTTTCGGTCTTGTCCTCGCCGTCGGTGATGATCAGTTCGACCTCGGGATGCTTGGCGGCTTCGGCCAGGATGTCCTTGTTGAACTGCGCACGCCAGGGCTCGATGGTCGTCACCTGTGAGAAGCCGATCTTCCACTTCTTGTCCTGGGCATAAGCATTGCCGGTGGTCAGAAGCGCGGTGGTGGTCAGCAGAGCCGCGGTCATGGCGGCAAGCTTCA is part of the Mesorhizobium loti genome and encodes:
- a CDS encoding MarR family transcriptional regulator, producing the protein MSAEDKLLKLVEVETPDDQDYLLQEQVGFILRKAHQRHVSIFAAHIGDLTPPQFAALAKLRDVGETSQNQLGTLIAMDAATVKGVIDRLKARGLVELSKHEVDKRRLLVNLTAAGRDAIERLIPLAREITRETLAPLSAKEIATFMKLLAKLA
- a CDS encoding substrate-binding domain-containing protein, which gives rise to MKRRDMLKLAAMTAALLTTTALLTTGNAYAQDKKWKIGFSQVTTIEPWRAQFNKDILAEAAKHPEVELIITDGEDKTEKQVADVENLIRQEVDALLVSPKESAGLTGVVQQAIDAKIPVFVLDRNVDTKDYTQFVGGDNALIGRAAGEYAVELLGGKGKAAGNVVEIWGGMGTQPAHDRHDGFHEFTDKEPGIKYLLDQQSGDWKQDQAYNLMANALKSNEKIDLVYGHNDPMAYGAYLAAKDVGREKDIKFIGIDGLPNEGVQMVNKGELTATFTYVTPGAEGLRQAIKFLNGEKVEKTITLPTEKITKENAAQVLKDNGL